From the genome of Deltaproteobacteria bacterium, one region includes:
- a CDS encoding TrpB-like pyridoxal phosphate-dependent enzyme, with the protein MADQTKYLLAENDIPTAWYNIQADLPEPLPPVLHPGTHQPIGPADLAPLFPMGLIEQEVSTKREIDIPGEVIDIYRLWRPSPLYRARRLEKALDTPARIYYNYEGHSPSGSHKSNTSVAQAYYNKQEGVKRITTETGAGQWGSALAMACQFFGIDCKVFMVKVSYEQKPYRKAMMETFGARVTASPSTETASGRAILEKDPKCTGSLGIAISEAVEMAAQDPQTKYALGSVLNHVLMHQTIVGIETIAKFKLANDWPDVIVGCTGGGSNFAGMAFPFIGRKLRGEDRGARIIAVEPTACPSLTKGKLTYDFGDTGHLTPLVKMHTLGSAFVPPGIHAGGLRYHGMAPLVSHLVKLGEVEATAVPQLEVFEAAVKFARAEGIIPAPEPSHAIATAIREALKCKAEGKSRAILFNLCGHGHFDMQAYMDYFAKKLQDYEYPEHEVAMALAGLPSVG; encoded by the coding sequence CGCCCCGCTTTTCCCGATGGGCCTGATCGAGCAGGAAGTCTCCACCAAGCGCGAGATCGACATCCCCGGCGAGGTGATCGATATCTATCGACTGTGGCGGCCGAGTCCGCTGTATCGGGCACGCCGGTTGGAGAAGGCGCTCGATACCCCGGCACGCATCTACTACAACTACGAAGGCCACAGCCCCTCCGGCTCCCACAAATCCAACACCTCCGTGGCGCAGGCCTATTACAACAAGCAGGAGGGCGTCAAACGCATCACCACCGAGACCGGCGCCGGCCAGTGGGGCTCGGCACTGGCCATGGCCTGCCAGTTCTTCGGCATCGACTGCAAGGTCTTCATGGTCAAGGTCAGCTACGAGCAGAAGCCGTATCGCAAGGCCATGATGGAAACCTTCGGGGCCCGGGTGACCGCCAGCCCGAGCACGGAGACCGCTTCGGGCCGAGCGATCTTGGAAAAAGATCCCAAGTGCACCGGCTCACTCGGCATCGCGATTTCGGAAGCGGTGGAAATGGCGGCGCAGGACCCGCAAACCAAGTACGCCTTGGGTAGCGTGCTCAACCACGTGTTGATGCATCAGACCATCGTCGGCATCGAGACCATCGCCAAGTTCAAGCTGGCGAACGACTGGCCCGATGTCATCGTCGGCTGCACCGGCGGCGGCTCCAACTTCGCTGGGATGGCGTTCCCCTTCATCGGCCGCAAGCTGCGCGGCGAGGACCGCGGTGCCCGCATCATCGCCGTCGAGCCCACGGCGTGCCCGTCGCTGACCAAGGGCAAGCTCACCTACGACTTCGGCGACACCGGCCATCTCACCCCGCTGGTCAAGATGCACACCCTGGGCAGCGCCTTCGTTCCGCCCGGCATTCATGCCGGCGGGTTGCGTTACCACGGCATGGCGCCGCTGGTCTCACACCTGGTAAAGCTCGGCGAGGTCGAGGCCACGGCCGTGCCCCAGCTCGAGGTCTTCGAGGCCGCCGTGAAGTTCGCCCGCGCTGAAGGCATCATCCCGGCGCCCGAGCCCTCACACGCCATCGCCACCGCCATCCGCGAAGCGCTCAAGTGCAAGGCCGAGGGCAAGAGCCGCGCGATCCTGTTCAATCTCTGCGGCCACGGCCACTTCGACATGCAGGCGTACATGGATTACTTCGCCAAGAAGCTGCAAGACTACGAGTACCCGGAGCACGAAGTCGCCATGGCGCTGGCGGGTTTGCCCAGCGTGGGGTAG
- a CDS encoding RNA-binding protein: MGRKLYVGNLGFDVNNKDLEDLFAQAGTCESAAVISDRETGQSRGFGFVEMSSNGEAQKAIQQFDGQDFKGRALKVNEAKERENNRGGNGRGRY, from the coding sequence ATGGGACGAAAACTGTACGTCGGCAATCTCGGCTTCGACGTCAACAACAAGGATCTCGAGGATCTCTTCGCGCAAGCCGGGACTTGCGAGTCGGCCGCGGTCATCTCTGATCGCGAGACCGGACAGTCACGCGGCTTCGGCTTCGTTGAGATGAGCTCGAACGGCGAAGCCCAGAAAGCCATCCAACAGTTCGACGGCCAGGACTTCAAAGGCCGTGCACTCAAGGTGAACGAGGCCAAGGAGCGCGAGAACAATCGCGGAGGCAACGGCAGAGGTCGCTACTAG